The sequence TTGGTTTCCCGCAGGTCCGCGGGCATCGATTCCTTGTATGCCGTACTGAGCTTCTCGAGCGTCTCGATGTCACCGGTCATGGTTTGGAGTGTGGTGCCCCCGTAGTCGGTCGTCGGTTTCCGCTCGTCGGACGTCGGCTGCGGGAAGCGCCGTAGCGACGAGCCACGCCACTCCGAGAGCCCGGGGAGCCGGACGCGAGCGGCGAGCGGTCTCCCGTCGGCTGGTGGGCGGTCCGCAGCGACCCCCAGTTTGGGCGGCAGCGAACGATCGTGTCATGTGTGAACTATCACCACTCATCGGTGTGCGAGCCTCGCGTCGACGAACTCGCACGACCTGCACCGGGGACGGGCGCTGAGTGGATCGGTCCGGCGAACGGATACCGATAGTATTTAATGAGTGAGTAATCCAGCTACTTAACCTTGGCCCCAAAAGGTATTTACCAGAATCTATTTTCAGGCAAAACGTGCCTGAATCGTATCCTGTCGTTCGGTACCAGACCACATATTACTCGCTCGTTGCCCTCAATCGACGGCTTTCACCTGCCTGCCTCGCTCGCGCGCGGTCCTTCCACGGATCGCCAAACGATAGTCTGGGGGAGGGCCGGAAAACGACCTGCCCCAACGCGACCGACTCGAGTCGGGGAGCCGACGACGATTTAGGCCCGTCTCGCCTACCCCACTGCATGAGCGACCTGCCGGACCTCCCCGATTCGTGGGTCGTCTGGGCCGACGGTGACGACGGCCGACTCGTCCTCGCCTATCGCCCCGACGTCTTCGACGCAGGCGAGTACCCCGCCCCCTGCCTCCCCACCCTCTACGTCACCCACGGCCGCCGGACCCGTCGCCCCGGTCGAAACCCCCGGAACACGACCGCCTCGAGCGACTGGTTCGTCACGTTCTACCTCGAGCCGGAGGTCACCCTCGCGAACGATTGCCACTCGAGTCAGGCCGAGGCACTCGCCGCAGCGGGTGACCTCGCTCGCCGGTTCGACGACGGCGAACTGGACTACCGGGGATGCTATCAGGTTCCCCGGGAGGCGTATCTGGATCGGCTGGACGACCTGACTGGTCGGGCGGAATAGGCGTCGATGGACGCGTCCGCGAACGCGTGAGTCTTAACCGCCCGTAGCGAGTACCCCTCGCCATGTCCACCGTCACCCTCCTCGGCCGTCGGCTGGCCGAACCCGGGACCGAATTCGTCTACGAGGGCGAAGCCGACGGCTGTGCGGGCTGTCCCTACCGCAGCCAGTGTCTCAATCTCTCCACTGACACGAAGTACCGCGTCACGAGCGTTCGCGAGAACGCCCAGACCCTCGAGTGCGCGATGCACGACGGTGGCGTCCGCGCCGTCGAGGTCGAACCCGTCTCCGTGCGCGCGAACATCCACGGGAAGGGTGCCTTCGCCGGGAGCAAGGCTGGCCTCCCCGGCCCCTGCCCGTACGTCGAGTGTTCGAGCCACGAGTTCTGTGAACCCGACGGCGTCTCCTTCGACGAGGAGTACCGAATTCGCGAGATTATCGGTGATCCCCCACACGAGGTCTGTCACCTCGACCGCTCGCTCGAACTGGTCGAACTCGACGTGCAGGATTGATCGGCTCGGTCTCCACCTCTCGAGTCGTCCGTCGAATTCCTCCCACAGCTCACGCCGTGGGCTTTCTCCTTGTCCCGCCGTGACTGCGACGGTGACCCCGGCTCCAGCGTCGTCACTCACGACGTCGGTGGGCGCAGAAAAACGTGTACCAGGGGAAGCCAGCGACGCGTCGTGTCGCTTTACTCCTCGCGGACGTCGACGACCAGTACCGGAATCGTCGTCGAGCGCAGTGTTCGTTCGGCGACGCTGCCGAGCAGGACCCGTCGGACGCCGCCGCGACCGGCCGACCCCATCACGATGAGGTCGATGTCGTTTTCGTCACCGTAGGTGGCGATTCGCTTGCGCGGGTTGCCAGCGACGATCGATTCGGTGACCTCGAGGCCGGCTGCTTCGGCTTTCTCGGCGACGGAGCCGGTAGCGATCCGGGCGCGCTCCTCGAGTTCGGGGAGGTCGCTCAGGTCGCCCTGTTTGAAGCGGTCGATCTGTTCGGTGCCGACGGCGACGTCCATCGCGTCGAGGTCGACGACGTACAGCGCGTGGACGTCGGCGTCGTACTGCTGGGCGAGGTCGACGGCGTGTTCGACGGCGGTTTCGGCGACGGTACTTCCATCGGTCGGGACGAGTATGGTGTCGTACATGTGTCGTGTAGTCGTCTCGGTTCTTCGTTCTCGAGGGCTATGGTGGATGTCGTTGGGCGAGGACCGTCAGTTGTTGGGCAGTTCTCAGTTCGTGGTGGTTTGTCGATCAGTCGTCTGCGGGACTCCCTCCGTCGGCTGCGACGTCTTCTGCGGAGTCCATCTGGTGCATCGGCTCGGGGCTGTGACACTGGCGGACGAGTCGTTTGACGTCCTCCGGTGGTTCTTCGGTCAGCAGCGAGACGACGATGATGACTGCGAACACGACCGGGACGCCGATCAGTGCGGAGGCGGTCCCGGGCAGGTACGCGGCGACTTCCGGGATCACGGCAGTCTCGACGCCGGTGTACATCGGAATCGCGGTGTCGTTCAGGATCGCACCGAACGAGATCACCATCCCGACGAGCATGCCGGCGATGGCACCCTCTCTGGTCGTCTTCTCCCACCAGAGCCCGAGGAAGAACACGGGGAAGAAGATCGAGCCCGCGATGGCGAACGACATCGCGACGAGTTCGCCGATGAGCGCCGGCGGGTTCAGGCCGATGATCGTCGTCAGGATACCGATGCCGAGGATCGTCGATCGACCGACGATCAACTGTTCGCGCTGGGTCGCGTTCTCCTTGTAGAGGTTGGTGTAGATGTCGTGTGCAGCCGCCGACGAGGCCGTAATGAACAGGCCGGCGGTCGTCGCCAGTGCCGCGGCGACGGCACCCGCTGCGACCAGTCCGACCAGCCACTCGGGCAGTTCCGCGAGCTGGGCGGTCAACAGCACGATGGAGTCTGCGTCACCGCCGGGCATGTCCATGAAGCTGCCGTCGCCGGGACCGTCGGCGTACAGCAGGCCACCGAAGGCCGCGTACGTCGCGGTGCCCCAGTACAGCAGGCAGATGAAGAACAGTCCCCACACCGTCGACCAGCGGGCCGTCCGCTCGTTGTCGACCGTGTAGAACCGCACCAGCACGTGGGGCAGCCCGCAGGTACCGACGATGAGACTGAACGTCAGTGCGATCCAGCCGTAGTAGCTCGTGAACGCGAACGGCTCGACGAGCTGGGCCTCGAGGCTCGCGGCCTCTGCGACCTGCGGACCGGCCTCGAGGTACGGCACGGCGAGCGACCAGCCCTGTGCCCAGCCGGTCGCGTAGAGGCCGAGCGTGAACGCGATGATCAGGATGATGTACTGGATGGCCATGTTCTTCGTCGTCCCCAGCATGCCGGAGAGGGCGACGTAGCCGATGGTGACGGCCATCAGCAGGATGACGCCAGTCTCGTAGGAGACGCCGAAGATGTACTGGGACATCAGTCCCATGCCGCTGGCCTGTCCAACCGCGTAGACGAACGCGATCACGAGCGTGGTGAACGCCGCGATGCCACGCGCCCAGTCGGAGTAAAACCGGTCACCGACGAAGTCGGGTGCGGTGTACTTTCCGAACCGACGGAACTGGGCGGCCATGAAGATGAGCAGGATGAAGTATCCCGTCGTCCAGCCGACGACGTACGCCAGCCCGAAGTAGCCGATCGTCGCGATCAGTCCGGCCACCCCGAGGTACGACGCGGCACTCATCCAGTTTGCACCGATCGCCATCCCGTTCTCGACCGAGCCGATCGAGCGCCCGGCGACCCACAGTTCGTCGACTGCGGCGACGCGGAAGAAGTACCCCACGCCCAGGAAGAGCGCGAGCATCCCGACCAGGATCAGTGTCGGAACCGTCTTGAACCCGATGTCGAGTGCAGAGTCGAGGACGACCGGATCCATCATCGGTCACCCCCGTCGGCCGCGACCGTCTCGCTCGAGTCGGTCTCGACGTCGTCTTCGTGTGAGATACCGTACTTGGTGTCGAGGCGATCACGCTGGTAGGCGTAGACGGCCGACAGCACCAGCGCGCCGAGGGGTGTCACGACCGCCGTGATGAAGAAGTGCAGCGGGAACCCGCCGAGCACTTCCGTCCCGGTCATGACGTCTGGCGCGATCAGGACCGCCGTCGTCGGGCCGAACACGACGATCGCCCACAGCGCGAACAACCCCCACATCGCACGCAGGTTGTCCCGCATGAACGGCGTCGCGGGCTTGAAGAGGTTGATCTCCTTGTCGAGGTACTGTTCAGTCTTCACGCCGCCGTCCGTCGCGGCGGCGTCTGTCGAATCTCGAGTGGTATTATCTGACATGGTCTTGGTTCGTATCGTGGTCTCGTGTCTCGTGTCTCGTGTCTCGTGGCCTGTGAAATCGAAGAATGGCCGCTGCTCAGTCGCTATCCACCTGCGCAGCGATGTCGTCGACGACGTCCGGATTCCGGAGCGTCGACGTGTTGCCCAGTTCGTTGCCGCTGGCGATGTCCTCGAGTAGCCGCCGCATGATCTTGCCCGAGCGCGTCTTCGGGAGTTCCGGCGTGAAGATCACTTCTTCCGGGCGAGCGATCGGGCCGATCGAATCGTCGATCGATTCCACCACCGCTTGCTCGAGTTCGGCGTCGCCCTCGTAGCCGTCTTCTGGGATCGCGTAGACGTAGACGGCCTCGCCTTTGACCTCGTGGTCACCGCCGACGACGGCGGCTTCGGCGACGCCCTCGACGCCGACGGCCGCGGACTCGATCTCCATCGTCCCGAGGCGGTGGCCCGAGACGTTGATGACGTCGTCGACGCGGCCGAGGACGGTGATGTAGCCGTCCTCGTCGATCTTCGCGCCGTCCTCTGGGAAGTAGACCCACTCGTCGGCGTCGGGGTCTGAGTACTCCTGCCAGTACTCGGAGACGAATCGCTCGTCGTTCCGGTACAGCGTTCGGAGCATCCCGGGCCAGGGCTTCTGAACGGTGAGGTAGCCAGCCTCACCGGCGTCGACCTCCTCGCCTGCCCCGTCGACGATCTGGACGTCGAGCCCGGGGAGTCCCGGTCCAGCGGAGCCGGGTTTCATCTTGCCCACGCCGGGCAGGGTGGTGATCATGTGACCGCCAGTCTCGGTCTGCCACCAGGTGTCGACGACCGGACACTCACCGCCTCCGATGTGCTCGTAGTACCATTTCCACGCGCGCGGGTTGATCGGTTCGCCGACCGTTCCCAGCAGTCGCAGCGAGGAGAGGTCGTGGCGTTCTGGGTACTCCTTGCCCCACTTCATGAACGCCCGGATCGCCGTCGGTGCCGTGTAGAAGACGTCGACGCGGTTCTTCTCGATGATCTCCCAGAACCGGTCTTTGTCCGGATAATCGGGCGTCCCCTCGTACATCACCGTCGTCGTTCCGAGCGCGAGCGGCCCGTACAGGATGTAGGAGTGACCCGTAATCCAGCCGATGTCCGCCGAACACCAGTAGGTGTCTTCCGGCTCGAGGTCGAGGACGGCGTGAGACGTCCAGGCGGCGTACGACAGGTAGCCACCCGTCGTGTGCTTGACGCCTTTCGGCTTGCCGGTCGTCCCCGAGGTGTACATGAGGAACAGCATGTCCTCTGCGTCCCGGGTGACTGGCTCGACCGTCGCACCCGCGTGCTCGTCGACCAGTTCGTCGTAGTCGACCTGATCCGCCGCGAGGTCGTGCTCGAGTGCGTCGCCGAGTCGGTCGACGACGACGGTCGTGGTCTCGTGGTCGACGTCGGTGAGCCCCTCGTTGGTCTTCGAGAGGTGATCGAGCGCGTCGCCGCGCCGGTAATACCCGTCACAGGTGATCAGGTACTCGCTGTCGGCGTCGTTCATCCGGGTCGCGAGCGCGTCCGCGGAGAATCCGGCGAAGACGACCGAGTGGGGTGCGCCGATGCGGGCGCAGGCGAGCATCGCGATGGGCAGCTCCGGCACCATCGGCATGTACATCGTGACGACGTCGTCTTCCTCGACGCCGAGGTCTCGCAGCCCCGCCGCGAAGGCTTCGACCTCGTTCAGAAGGTCACCGTACGTGTACGTGCGCGTCTCACCCAGTTCGCCCTCCCACTTGATCGCCGCCCGGTTTTTCGCCCCGTTCTCGACGTGCCGGTCGAGACAGTTGTACGAGGCGTTCAGCTTCCCGTTCGTGAACCACTGGTAGGTCGGTGCCTCCGACTCGTCTAACACCTCGTCGTAGGACTCCTCCCAGTCGATGAAATCGGCTGCCCGTTCCCAACACTCCGGCCAGTTCTCCTCGAACTCGTCGTAGATGCCCGGATCGGACACGTTCGCCTGCTCGACGAACGACTCGGGCGGCTCGAACGTATCTTGCTCCTCGAGTCGCGCCTCGAGACTGGCTTCCTCCTGTGACATGGTACAGACACACCAAAACCTACTACCATAGTAAAGTGGGTCTCTAGCTGTGCAAAATCATCCGGGTTATGCGCGCCCACCAGACATAGTTTCTCGAATCTATCACAGAAACAATGTCGGTATCGCGCTCTGGACTCGCCACGCTCCGAGTTACGACCGTTCAGAAGCCGTTATTTAACAACTGTTTTACGATAGTTCGACCCGTTCGTTGCGGTGGCTCTAGAGGCTTAGTGTCGACCGGCTCGCGGCCACCACCGGATCACTCCCCATCGATCGTCTCTTCTCCCGGATCGTCGAAGAACGTCCGCAGTAGCTCGTGCTGGCCCTTCCGGAGGTGGTTGTGAAGCGTCGGCGAGGAGATGCCCATCGCGTCGGCGACCTCCTCGGCCGTACTCTCCCGGGGCCAGTCGTAGTACCCGCCGAAGTACGCTGCCCGCAGGGCGGCCTCCTGCCGGTCGGTCAGGCGCTCCTCGAGTCCGTCCCTGAACTCGCGGGCGGTCTGGACGGCGCGTTCGGTCTCGCGCTTGCTGACTACCTCCGAATCGGGGAACGACGCGCGCAGGCCGTCGACGATGGTCCGGAGGTCCGCGTCGGCCGCACACTCGGCGGTGATCGTCGCCACGCCGTCGGCGAAGACGGCGTCGACGACCGTCATGCCGTACTCCGTCAGCGTCAGCGTGGGCGAGGATCCCTCGACGACGAACTCGAGTCGGCAGCCGTCCTCGTCGGTCTCGATGAGCCGACAGTCCTCGATCCCGTGATCGGCGTCGACCAGATCGAACACCGCCGCCGGCTCTGCACCCTCGAGGTAGAGGTAGTACAGTTGCGTCGTCTCCGAAATCGCCACGAGCGAGTCGAGTTCGAATCGACAACCGAGCCGACGGCTCGCGTCGACGAAGAACGATTCGTCGTCCCGACAGACGATCTCGAGTTCGACCACCCGGTCCGACAGCAGGAGGTTCCGCCGGCGGACCGCCCTGATGGCGTAGCCGACCTGCCGAGCGATCGTCTCGAGCCACCGTCGCTCCTCGTCGTCGATCGCTGCCCGCCGGGTTGCGACCGAGAGCGTCCCGTAGGTCGTGTCGCCGTCGGAAAGGGGAACTGACGCGACCGTTCCGTCGAACCGCTCGCCCTCGAGGGTGCCGTCGACAGGGGTCGTGAACACGAGTTCGTTCCGGTCCTCATCGTTCGCGCCGCTGGCTTCGTTGCCTGCCGGTTCACCGATCACGTCGACCGTCGTCGATCGCTTCGGTCCGCCATCGCCGACGACGGCCTGCGCCCCGTCCCAGTCGTCGGGGAGCACCCCGTCGATCGCGTCCGGATCGACGCCGCTTGCAGCCCGTCGTGGCATCGTCCGCTCGTCGACGGTGGTCCGGTCGATCCAGGCGAAGGCGTAGGCGTCACCGTCTACGATCGCCGCACACGCGTTCCGTTCGACGGCTTCGTGGTCCTCCGCGGCGAGCAGTGCCAGGGTGAGCCGACGGTGCCCGCGAGCGACCGCCTCGCGGCGCTCGAGCGTCTCACACCGATCGGTTACCGACTCGAGTTCCTCGTAGAGCGACGAGACGTCGCGCACGAAGACGGCGTAACCACGGTGGCGACCTCGATCGTCCCGCAGCGGGGTGATCACTTCGGTGGCGCGAAACCTCGAGCCGTCCTTGTGGACGCGAAGTCCCTCGGCTTCGTATCCCGACTCCTCGAGTGCTGCTGCGAGCGTCCGCTCCGGCCTTCCGTTCTCGACGGCCTCGTCCGTGTAAAACGCCGAAACGTGCGTGCCGACGATCTCGCCGGCCCGGTAGCCAAAGAGCGCGGCGCCGCTTCGATTCCACCGCTCGACGTAGCCGTCTTCGTCGAGCCGAACCAGCGCGTAGCGGTCGCTCGCGGCGAGCAACAGGCGGATCACGCTGTCGTCGCTCACGGCTGAACCGGTCCCCGGCTGCCCGCCGCTTCGGCTCCGCCGCGGGTCGCCCGGCCGTTCGACCGCCTCGAACGCGTCGACGAGTTCCGTCTCCGTGGGCTCGGGAAGGTACGGCTCGAGCGCTTCGAAACTCTGCCAGCCACCCGCCGCCTTCACGACGCGCGGATTGACGTCGTTTGCGACGAGCGCCCGGTAGAGGAAATACTGTCTGAGGTCACTCGAGGAAATTTCGGCGAGTGAGGGGTCCTCGAAGAGGTCGCTCGCGCGCTCGGCGACGTCGGCGACGAGCATCTGGAGCCGCCGGGGCGTCACCGTGAAGATCCGGTCGGCGGCGGCGAGGTCGTTACTCCGGGCGTACCGCCGGAGCTCGCGCTCGACGTTCGTCGGCAGGTAAGCCGTCCGGCCCGACCGATCCCCGACCGGGGGAACGCGAACGAGATATCGGGGCGGATCCATCCGGACCTGCTCTACGTCCTCGATCGATAGCTCGGCGAGTTCCGCCGGTCGGAGCCCGACCTCGCCACAGAGACGGACCACGAGCGCCTCGCGGTAGGTCTCGGCGGCGTCGAGTAACGACTCGTACTGCCGACGAGAGAGGACGGCGTCCGTCGCCGTCTCGATGGACATACTTCGCCACTTCAGGAGCAACGAACATAATTGTGCCGGGTGATCGAACGAACACCCGGTATATCCGGCTTCCTCACTCGATCCGACGCAATCGGACGTTTCGCGACAGTTGATTCCGCGAAATCAATCCGAGTTCTGGCGCTCGGTCTGGATCTCACCGACGACCTCAGGGTTTCGCAACGCGCTCGTGTCACCGAGTTCTTCGTCGCGGGCGACGTCCTCGAGTAGCCGACGCATGATCTTGCCCGAGCGCGTCTTCGGCAGTTCGGGCGTGAACACCACCTCGCTGGGACGAGCGATCGGGCCGATCGTCGACGTGACGCCCGCGAGGATCGCCCGCCGGAGGTCCTCGCCGGGTTCGACGCCGCCTTCGGTGCTGACGTAGGCGTGCAGTTCGGTCCCCTCGAGTTCGCTCGAGCGCCCGACGACGGCGGCCTCGGCGACGCCGTCGACGTCGGTGATCGCCCCCTCGATTTCGACGGTGCTGAGGCGGCGGCCGGCGACGTTGACGACGTCGTCGACGCGGCCGAGGACGGTGAGGTAGCCGTCTTCGTCGACGCGGGCGGTGTCGCCGCTGAAGTAGATCCACTCGTCGGCTTCTGGGTCCGAAAAGCGCTCCCAGTACTCCTCACGGTAGCGCTCGTCGCCGTCGTAGAGCGTCCGGGCCATGCCGGGCCACGGGCGGGCGAGCGTCAGGTAGCCCGGTTCGCCGGGGTCGACCGATTCGCCGTCTTCGTCGACGACGCGGACGTCGATGCCGGGCAGTGGCGGTCCCGCGGCACCCGGTTTCATCTCGTCGATCCCGGGGAGCGTCGAGACCACGACGCTCCCGGTCTCGGTCTGCCACCAGGTGTCGACGATCGGCGTCTCGCCGTCGCCGACGTGTTCTCGGTACCAGTTCCACGGCCGCGGCCCGATCGGCTCGCCGACGGTCCCCAGCAGTCGCAGCGAGGAGAGGTCGTGGCGCTCGGGATACTCCGTCCCCCACTTCATGAACGCCCGGATCGCCGTCGGCGCCGTGTAGAAGACGTCGACTGCGTTCCGGTCGACGATCTCCCAGAGTCGATCCCGGTCGGGGTAGTCGGGCGTCCCCTCGTAGAGCACCGTCGTCGTTCCGAGCGCGAGCGGCCCGTACACGATGTAGGAGTGGCCCGTGATCCAGCCGATGTCCGCGGCACACCAGTAGGTGTCCTCGGGTTTGACGTCGAGGACGGAACGGGTCGTCCACGCCGCGTGAGCGAGGTAGCCGCCGGTCGTGTGGACGACACCTTTCGGCTCGCCGGTCGTCCCCGAGGTGTACATGACGAACAGGTCGTCCTCGGCGTCCCGACTCACCGGCTCGACCGATTCACCGGCGTAGCGAGTCCGGAGATCGTGGTAGTCCCACTCACTGTCGCCGAGAACGTGGGGGAGGTCCTCGCCCAGCCGATCGACGACGACGGTCGAGACCTCCTGATCGAGGCTGAGGCGGGCGTTGTCGGCCTTGCTCTTCTGGTTGAAGGCGTCGCCGCGGCGGTAGTAGCCGTCACAGGTAACGAGGTACTCGCTGTCGGCGGCGTCCATCCGCGTGGCGAGAGCGTTCGCCGAGAGACCGGCGAACACCACGGAGTGGGGCGCGCCGATGCGGGCGCAGGCGAGCATCGCGATCGGCAACTCGGGGATCATCGGGAGGTAGATCGTCACCACGTCGTCTTCCTCGACGCCGAGGCCGCGGAGGGCGGCGGCGAACTCGTCGACCGCGATCGCGAGGTCCTGATAGGTGTAGGTTTCGCGCTCGCCGCGTTTGCCTTCCCAGCGGATCGCCGCGTGGGTCTTCCGGCCGGCCTCGAGGTGCCGATCGATGCAGTTTGAGGCGGCGTTCAGCCGGCCGCCCGTGAACCACCGGT is a genomic window of Natrarchaeobaculum aegyptiacum containing:
- a CDS encoding DUF5820 family protein yields the protein MSDLPDLPDSWVVWADGDDGRLVLAYRPDVFDAGEYPAPCLPTLYVTHGRRTRRPGRNPRNTTASSDWFVTFYLEPEVTLANDCHSSQAEALAAAGDLARRFDDGELDYRGCYQVPREAYLDRLDDLTGRAE
- a CDS encoding bacterio-opsin activator domain-containing protein; translated protein: MSIETATDAVLSRRQYESLLDAAETYREALVVRLCGEVGLRPAELAELSIEDVEQVRMDPPRYLVRVPPVGDRSGRTAYLPTNVERELRRYARSNDLAAADRIFTVTPRRLQMLVADVAERASDLFEDPSLAEISSSDLRQYFLYRALVANDVNPRVVKAAGGWQSFEALEPYLPEPTETELVDAFEAVERPGDPRRSRSGGQPGTGSAVSDDSVIRLLLAASDRYALVRLDEDGYVERWNRSGAALFGYRAGEIVGTHVSAFYTDEAVENGRPERTLAAALEESGYEAEGLRVHKDGSRFRATEVITPLRDDRGRHRGYAVFVRDVSSLYEELESVTDRCETLERREAVARGHRRLTLALLAAEDHEAVERNACAAIVDGDAYAFAWIDRTTVDERTMPRRAASGVDPDAIDGVLPDDWDGAQAVVGDGGPKRSTTVDVIGEPAGNEASGANDEDRNELVFTTPVDGTLEGERFDGTVASVPLSDGDTTYGTLSVATRRAAIDDEERRWLETIARQVGYAIRAVRRRNLLLSDRVVELEIVCRDDESFFVDASRRLGCRFELDSLVAISETTQLYYLYLEGAEPAAVFDLVDADHGIEDCRLIETDEDGCRLEFVVEGSSPTLTLTEYGMTVVDAVFADGVATITAECAADADLRTIVDGLRASFPDSEVVSKRETERAVQTAREFRDGLEERLTDRQEAALRAAYFGGYYDWPRESTAEEVADAMGISSPTLHNHLRKGQHELLRTFFDDPGEETIDGE
- a CDS encoding UPF0179 family protein; amino-acid sequence: MSTVTLLGRRLAEPGTEFVYEGEADGCAGCPYRSQCLNLSTDTKYRVTSVRENAQTLECAMHDGGVRAVEVEPVSVRANIHGKGAFAGSKAGLPGPCPYVECSSHEFCEPDGVSFDEEYRIREIIGDPPHEVCHLDRSLELVELDVQD
- the acs gene encoding acetate--CoA ligase, with protein sequence MSQEEASLEARLEEQDTFEPPESFVEQANVSDPGIYDEFEENWPECWERAADFIDWEESYDEVLDESEAPTYQWFTNGKLNASYNCLDRHVENGAKNRAAIKWEGELGETRTYTYGDLLNEVEAFAAGLRDLGVEEDDVVTMYMPMVPELPIAMLACARIGAPHSVVFAGFSADALATRMNDADSEYLITCDGYYRRGDALDHLSKTNEGLTDVDHETTTVVVDRLGDALEHDLAADQVDYDELVDEHAGATVEPVTRDAEDMLFLMYTSGTTGKPKGVKHTTGGYLSYAAWTSHAVLDLEPEDTYWCSADIGWITGHSYILYGPLALGTTTVMYEGTPDYPDKDRFWEIIEKNRVDVFYTAPTAIRAFMKWGKEYPERHDLSSLRLLGTVGEPINPRAWKWYYEHIGGGECPVVDTWWQTETGGHMITTLPGVGKMKPGSAGPGLPGLDVQIVDGAGEEVDAGEAGYLTVQKPWPGMLRTLYRNDERFVSEYWQEYSDPDADEWVYFPEDGAKIDEDGYITVLGRVDDVINVSGHRLGTMEIESAAVGVEGVAEAAVVGGDHEVKGEAVYVYAIPEDGYEGDAELEQAVVESIDDSIGPIARPEEVIFTPELPKTRSGKIMRRLLEDIASGNELGNTSTLRNPDVVDDIAAQVDSD
- a CDS encoding solute symporter family protein, which translates into the protein MMDPVVLDSALDIGFKTVPTLILVGMLALFLGVGYFFRVAAVDELWVAGRSIGSVENGMAIGANWMSAASYLGVAGLIATIGYFGLAYVVGWTTGYFILLIFMAAQFRRFGKYTAPDFVGDRFYSDWARGIAAFTTLVIAFVYAVGQASGMGLMSQYIFGVSYETGVILLMAVTIGYVALSGMLGTTKNMAIQYIILIIAFTLGLYATGWAQGWSLAVPYLEAGPQVAEAASLEAQLVEPFAFTSYYGWIALTFSLIVGTCGLPHVLVRFYTVDNERTARWSTVWGLFFICLLYWGTATYAAFGGLLYADGPGDGSFMDMPGGDADSIVLLTAQLAELPEWLVGLVAAGAVAAALATTAGLFITASSAAAHDIYTNLYKENATQREQLIVGRSTILGIGILTTIIGLNPPALIGELVAMSFAIAGSIFFPVFFLGLWWEKTTREGAIAGMLVGMVISFGAILNDTAIPMYTGVETAVIPEVAAYLPGTASALIGVPVVFAVIIVVSLLTEEPPEDVKRLVRQCHSPEPMHQMDSAEDVAADGGSPADD
- a CDS encoding DUF4212 domain-containing protein; this encodes MSDNTTRDSTDAAATDGGVKTEQYLDKEINLFKPATPFMRDNLRAMWGLFALWAIVVFGPTTAVLIAPDVMTGTEVLGGFPLHFFITAVVTPLGALVLSAVYAYQRDRLDTKYGISHEDDVETDSSETVAADGGDR
- the acs gene encoding acetate--CoA ligase — protein: MEDRTDPRRSRPRSRSTTTGPPQRPPPSFVEQATVTDPTIHDAFDDEWPECWERAAGLLEWDDPYETVLEDEDAPFYRWFTGGRLNAASNCIDRHLEAGRKTHAAIRWEGKRGERETYTYQDLAIAVDEFAAALRGLGVEEDDVVTIYLPMIPELPIAMLACARIGAPHSVVFAGLSANALATRMDAADSEYLVTCDGYYRRGDAFNQKSKADNARLSLDQEVSTVVVDRLGEDLPHVLGDSEWDYHDLRTRYAGESVEPVSRDAEDDLFVMYTSGTTGEPKGVVHTTGGYLAHAAWTTRSVLDVKPEDTYWCAADIGWITGHSYIVYGPLALGTTTVLYEGTPDYPDRDRLWEIVDRNAVDVFYTAPTAIRAFMKWGTEYPERHDLSSLRLLGTVGEPIGPRPWNWYREHVGDGETPIVDTWWQTETGSVVVSTLPGIDEMKPGAAGPPLPGIDVRVVDEDGESVDPGEPGYLTLARPWPGMARTLYDGDERYREEYWERFSDPEADEWIYFSGDTARVDEDGYLTVLGRVDDVVNVAGRRLSTVEIEGAITDVDGVAEAAVVGRSSELEGTELHAYVSTEGGVEPGEDLRRAILAGVTSTIGPIARPSEVVFTPELPKTRSGKIMRRLLEDVARDEELGDTSALRNPEVVGEIQTERQNSD
- a CDS encoding universal stress protein, with translation MYDTILVPTDGSTVAETAVEHAVDLAQQYDADVHALYVVDLDAMDVAVGTEQIDRFKQGDLSDLPELEERARIATGSVAEKAEAAGLEVTESIVAGNPRKRIATYGDENDIDLIVMGSAGRGGVRRVLLGSVAERTLRSTTIPVLVVDVREE